A single region of the Azospirillum fermentarium genome encodes:
- the bcsN gene encoding cellulose biosynthesis protein BcsN: MTCVQEAPRRRARVGGMLVWAGLVAGLAGCGGYMPRYTGNLPTPWQRVAAPDLPVVLPAGAPVSVVAARSRAVGPVYRSYAVVLSNASVLPGENRLSLDVQAVPDNLFDALVPPERPFPVPLYTSETLAETLEKEFPGMDVKVADGARRNRYGDYDYAVASGVDDAGAGSVCVLAWQLVTDHGRILPQRVEAVRLEWRVCAPGADPRPLLQPFDRLGLRLGETVLDAEAATLATPDRRW, encoded by the coding sequence ATGACCTGTGTGCAGGAAGCGCCCCGGCGGCGGGCCAGGGTGGGGGGGATGCTGGTGTGGGCGGGGCTGGTGGCGGGGCTGGCCGGCTGCGGTGGCTATATGCCCCGCTACACCGGCAACCTGCCCACCCCGTGGCAGCGGGTGGCGGCCCCCGACCTGCCGGTGGTGCTGCCGGCGGGGGCGCCGGTGTCGGTGGTGGCGGCACGGTCGCGGGCCGTGGGGCCGGTCTATCGTTCCTATGCCGTCGTGCTCAGCAACGCCTCGGTGCTGCCGGGGGAAAACCGTCTGTCGCTGGACGTGCAGGCGGTGCCCGACAACCTGTTCGACGCGTTGGTTCCGCCCGAGCGCCCCTTCCCCGTGCCGCTCTACACCAGCGAGACGCTGGCCGAGACGCTGGAGAAGGAATTCCCCGGCATGGACGTGAAGGTGGCCGACGGGGCGCGGCGCAACCGCTATGGCGATTACGACTACGCCGTGGCGTCGGGGGTGGACGACGCGGGCGCCGGTTCGGTGTGCGTGCTGGCGTGGCAACTGGTGACCGACCACGGCCGCATCCTGCCCCAGCGGGTGGAGGCGGTGCGGCTGGAATGGCGGGTGTGCGCTCCCGGCGCCGACCCCCGTCCCCTGCTCCAGCCCTTCGACCGCCTGGGCCTGCGGCTGGGCGAGACGGTGCTGGATGCGGAGGCCGCCACCCTTGCTACGCCGGATCGTCGCTGGTGA
- a CDS encoding glycosyl hydrolase family 8, whose protein sequence is MKRRDLLRTGGAAGLVLGLGTGPLRAALRAGAGRPASLDGGAWRAYVQRFVQADGRVTDTGNKDVSHSEGQGYGMLLAVAAGDRTTFESLWAWTRRTLMVRDDGLVAWRWVPGEGVTDRNNASDGDILIAWALLCGAEAWRVEEYRTAAVAVLQALAAAVVVEQAGLTVLLPGRDGFRRGDAVVVNPSYWVFPALRAFAALPGGAVWKRVADSGLVLLAKARFGLLQLPPDWALLDAKGGVVPAEGFRKQYGYDAVRVPLYLAWDGYADPYYFRPYAALAARGGGGPVPATVSLPGGVTGQVPASTGMLAVYRLACRMAAAGNAVTVPPLGADEDYYSTTLFHLAALAGQSLGIEPQDIRP, encoded by the coding sequence ATGAAGCGCCGCGACCTGCTGCGCACCGGCGGTGCCGCCGGGCTGGTGCTGGGACTGGGAACCGGGCCGCTGCGCGCCGCCCTGCGGGCCGGCGCCGGGCGTCCGGCCAGCCTGGACGGGGGGGCGTGGCGCGCCTACGTCCAGCGCTTCGTCCAGGCCGACGGGCGGGTGACCGACACCGGCAACAAGGATGTCAGCCATTCCGAAGGCCAGGGGTACGGCATGCTGCTGGCGGTGGCGGCGGGCGACCGCACCACCTTCGAGTCCCTGTGGGCCTGGACCCGCCGCACGCTGATGGTCCGCGACGACGGCCTCGTCGCGTGGCGCTGGGTGCCGGGGGAGGGGGTGACCGACCGCAACAACGCCTCCGACGGGGATATCCTGATCGCGTGGGCGCTTTTGTGCGGGGCCGAGGCGTGGCGGGTGGAGGAATACCGCACCGCCGCCGTGGCGGTTCTCCAGGCCCTGGCCGCCGCGGTGGTGGTGGAGCAGGCGGGTCTGACCGTGCTGCTGCCCGGGCGCGACGGCTTCCGCCGTGGCGATGCGGTGGTGGTCAATCCCAGCTACTGGGTGTTCCCGGCGCTGCGCGCCTTCGCCGCGCTGCCGGGGGGCGCGGTGTGGAAGCGGGTGGCCGATTCGGGGCTGGTGCTGCTGGCCAAGGCGCGGTTCGGCCTGTTGCAGCTTCCCCCCGACTGGGCGCTTCTCGATGCCAAGGGCGGCGTGGTCCCGGCGGAGGGGTTCCGCAAGCAGTACGGCTACGATGCCGTGCGGGTGCCGCTCTATCTGGCGTGGGACGGGTATGCCGACCCCTATTATTTCCGGCCCTATGCCGCCCTGGCGGCGCGCGGCGGCGGCGGGCCGGTGCCGGCCACGGTGTCGCTGCCCGGCGGGGTGACGGGGCAGGTTCCGGCGTCCACCGGCATGCTGGCGGTGTACCGCCTGGCCTGCCGCATGGCGGCGGCGGGCAACGCCGTGACCGTGCCCCCGCTGGGTGCGGACGAGGATTACTATTCCACAACCCTGTTCCATCTGGCGGCCCTGGCTGGGCAGAGCCTGGGGATCGAGCCGCAAGACATCCGCCCATGA